Proteins encoded in a region of the Triticum dicoccoides isolate Atlit2015 ecotype Zavitan chromosome 3A, WEW_v2.0, whole genome shotgun sequence genome:
- the LOC119269249 gene encoding disease resistance protein RPS2-like translates to MEFVASIVDTAFRPLKDYFARTFGYVMSCADYIDALGHEVDELKSKRDDVKRMVDAAERQGMEATSQVKWWLECVARLEDAAARIHAEHQARLQLPPDQAPGLRATYRLSQRADETLAEAAGLKDKGDFHKVADELVQVRFEEMPSAPVVGMDEMLQELNACIRGGDAGVVGVYGMGGIGKTALLHKFNNDFLIGSQDINVVIYVEVGREFSLDGIQKVIGDRLGLSWENRTPKERAGVLYRVLTKMNFVLLLDDLWEPLNFRMLGIPVPKHNSKSKIIVATRMEDVCNRMDVRRKLKMERLPPMAAWELFRDKVGEHLERASPEIWGPAMGVAMKCGGLPLALITVGRAMASKHTAKEWKHAITVLNIAPWQLLGMETDVLMPLKSSYDNLPSDKLRLCLLYCSLFPEDFIISKDWVIGYCIGEGFIDDLYTEMDEIYNKGHDLLGDLKIASLLEKGKDDEHISMHPMVRAMALWIASEFGTKETKWLVRAWVGLKEAPGAEKWSEAERICFMRNNIVELYETPNCPLLKTLMLQNNAGLKKLCDGFFQFMPSLRVLDLSHTSITELPSGISALVQLQYLDLYHTDIISLPRELGSLVTLRFLLLSHMPLVMIPGGVIDSLKMLQVLYMDFSYRDWKVGESGNGVDFQELESLRRLKAIDITVQSIEALERLARSYRLAGTTRNLMIKACGSLTKMELPSSHLWKTMTNLKRVWISNCSNLAEVIIDGSEETDCPILDPCDFMRKGEVIECEQPALDSLQGIILQSLLKVKIVYRGGCVENLSSLFIWYCLGLEELITLSDGDQEAAADEDEQAAGTTSKVITPFPKLKELHLQGLPKLRALSSSACMLRFPSLKSLKIADCPSLKKLRLAAAELEKIQCARDWFDGLEWDDDEVKASYEPLLDGRM, encoded by the coding sequence ATGGAGTTCGTGGCGTCCATCGTCGACACGGCGTTCCGGCCGCTCAAGGACTACTTCGCGCGGACGTTCGGGTACGTCATGTCCTGCGCCGACTACATCGACGCGCTGGGCCACGAGGTGGACGAGCTCAAGAGCAAGCGCGACGACGTCAAGCGCATGGTGGACGCCGCCGAGCGCCAGGGGATGGAGGCCACCAGCCAGGTCAAGTGGTGGCTCGAGTGCGTCGCCAGGCTCGAGGACGCCGCCGCCCGGATCCACGCCGAGCACCAGgcgcgcctccagctcccgcccgaCCAGGCGCCCGGCCTCAGGGCCACCTACCGCCTCAGCCAGAGGGCCGACGAGACGCTCGCCGAGGCCGCCGGCCTCAAGGACAAGGGCGACTTTCACAAGGTCGCCGACGAGCTCGTGCAGGTCCGCTTCGAGGAGATGCCCAGCGCGCCCGTCGTCGGCATGGACGAGATGCTCCAGGAGCTCAACGCCTGCATCCGGGGCGGCGACGCCGGCGTCGTCGGCGTCTACGGCATGGGCGGGATCGGCAAGACCGCGCTGCTCCACAAGTTCAACAACGACTTCCTCATCGGCTCGCAGGACATCAATGTCGTCATCTACGTCGAAGTTGGCAGGGAGTTCAGCCTCGACGGCATCCAGAAGGTCATCGGCGACCGGCTCGGGTTGAGCTGGGAGAACAGGACGCCCAAGGAGCGCGCTGGGGTGCTCTACAGGGTGCTCACCAAGATGAATTTTGTGTTGCTGCTGGACGACCTCTGGGAGCCACTCAACTTCCGGATGCTCGGCATTCCGGTTCCCAAGCACAACTCCAAGAGCAAGATCATCGTGGCCACGAGGATGGAGGACGTGTGCAACCGAATGGATGTCCGTCGCAAGCTCAAGATGGAGCGCCTGCCACCGATGGCCGCCTGGGAGCTCTTCCGTGACAAGGTCGGCGAGCACCTCGAGCGTGCTAGCCCAGAGATCTGGGGGCCGGCAATGGGAGTGGCCATGAAATGTGGTGGGCTGCCCCTTGCGCTCATCACCGTCGGCCGGGCTATGGCCAGCAAGCACACTGCAAAAGAATGGAAGCACGCCATCACCGTTCTAAATATTGCCCCATGGCAGCTTCTTGGCATGGAGACGGACGTTCTTATGCCTCTCAAGAGCAGCTATGACAACTTGCCCAGTGACAAGCTAAGGCTCTGCCTGCTGTACTGCTCGCTGTTTCCAGAGGACTTCATCATTTCCAAGGATTGGGTCATAGGCTACTGCATCGGTGAAGGTTTCATAGATGATCTATACACTGAGATGGATGAGATATACAACAAAGGGCATGACCTTCTGGGTGATCTCAAGATTGCATCCTTGCTGGAAAAAGGTAAAGACGACGAACACATCAGTATGCATCCCATGGTCCGCGCGATGGCTCTCTGGATAGCATCAGAATTCGGCACAAAAGAGACCAAATGGCTTGTCCGTGCCTGGGTTGGGCTCAAGGAAGCACCAGGTGCAGAGAAATGGAGCGAGGCTGAGCGGATTTGTTTCATGCGGAATAACATCGTGGAGCTGTATGAGACGCCTAATTGCCCTCTGTTGAAGACCTTGATGCTACAAAACAACGCTGGGTTGAAAAAGTTGTGCGACGGCTTCTTCCAGTTCATGCCATCTCTCAGGGTATTAGATCTCTCGCACACCTCTATCACTGAATTACCCTCAGGGATCAGTGCATTGGTTCAGTTGCAGTACCTTGATTTGTATCACACAGACATCATATCACTGCCAAGGGAGCTAGGATCACTGGTCACTCTGCGGTTCCTGCTCCTCTCACATATGCCGCTTGTAATGATCCCAGGTGGTGTCATAGATAGCCTCAAAATGCTGCAAGTTCTGTACATGGACTTCAGTTACCGAGACTGGAAAGTCGGTGAGAGTGGAAATGGTGTTGATTTTCAGGAGCTTGAGAGCCTACGCAGGCTCAAGGCAATCGACATCACAGTACAGTCGATCGAGGCCCTAGAGAGGCTGGCACGGTCATATCGCCTCGCCGGTACAACAAGAAATCTGATGATAAAAGCATGCGGTAGCCTGACAAAGATGGAGCTCCCTTCAAGCCACCTCTGGAAGACCATGACAAACCTGAAGAGAGTGTGGATCTCAAACTGCAGCAATCTAGCTGAGGTGATCATTGACGGCAGCGAAGAAACTGATTGCCCCATTTTAGATCCCTGTGATTTTATGAGGAAGGGTGAAGTTATCGAGTGTGAACAGCCCGCCCTTGATAGCCTGCAGGGTATCATCCTGCAGAGCCTTCTGAAGGTAAAGATCGTCTACAGGGGTGGGTGCGTCGAGAATCTGTCGTCATTGTTCATCTGGTACTGCCTAGGACTGGAGGAGCTCATCACACTCAGCGATGGAGATCAAGAAGCAGCGGCGGACGAAGACGAACAAGCTGCAGGGACTACTAGCAAAGTGATCACACCCTTCCCTAAACTTAAGGAACTGCATCTCCAAGGCCTACCAAAGTTGAGGGCGCTGAGCAGTAGCGCATGCATGCTGCGGTTCCCGTCACTGAAGAGCCTCAAGATCGCCGATTGTCCAAGCCTCAAGAAGCTCAGACTCGCTGCCGCAGAACTGGAGAAGATACAATGCGCGAGGGACTGGTTCGATGGGTTGGAGTGGGATGATGATGAGGTCAAAGCATCTTACGAGCCACTGTTGGATGGAAGAATGTGA